The Heliangelus exortis chromosome Z, bHelExo1.hap1, whole genome shotgun sequence genomic sequence AGAGCTCCACTTGCATCCCCATCAGCTGGGTGTGTGATAATGATGCTGACTGCTCTGACTACTCGGATGAATCCTTAGAGCAATGTGGCCGCCAGCCTGCCCCTCCTGTGAAGTGCTCTGCCAGTGAGGTGCAGTGTGGCTCGGGTGAATGTATCCACAAAAAGTGGCGTTGTGATGGTGATCCTGACTGCAAGGATGGAAGTGACGAAACTAGCTGCCGTAAGTTAACTTGGTCCTTCTCTAGGAGGTGCTGTTTGGCTcctgtttgattttattttcttcagcaaactTCAGGAGTTTAAATCTGTAATGGTTATGTCCTCAGCTTCCCGGACGTGCAGACCAGACCAGTTCAGATGTGAAGATGGGAACTGCATCCATGGGAGTAGGCAGTGTAATGGTGTGAGAGACTGTCTGGATGGCACTGATGAAGCAAATTGTAACAATGGTAAGCGTGGAACTAAGCAAGAACAAAGTCTTTGCAGAGTATCTGTTGAAGCTGTTAGTTACCCTCACAATCTTTATCTCAGTAATCCAGTGCTCTGGACCTGGCAAATTCAAGTGCAGAAGTGGTGAATGCATAGATATCAATAAAGTGTGTAACCAGCAGAGAGACTGCAAGGATTGGAGTGATGAGCCTCTCAAGGAGTGTAGTAAGTGAACATACTCAATACATAATGTTGACTACTAAACATACTTAGAAACAGCCTCTGAACTTCCAGGTGTCAGCCTGGAATGTTTATTTGCACTTCCTTGGTGGCAACCAGTCAACCAAGACCAGCATAGCCAATGGGCTCTTTTTCATCCTGGCCAAACTGGTTATTGGGATAACTTCTCTCCATAGTCAGAAGGCACTTGAAGCATCAGAAACACTGAAACTTTCAGAAACTTCCATATTTGCTGCTGCCAACTTGTAACACAAGTTACATGCTGTAGTTGAGCAAATACAAATTTGAGGAGGGTCATTTGCATGTAACCTCAAGTGCCAGTGTGGTTTATCACATGTGGCAGGCATCATTAGAAAATGGATGGGTATCTGGTAAAGCTCTCTAAGTCTTAATATGTGTGCTGTCTCAAAAGTGGTCAATTGTTTTCTTCTAGATGTAAATGAATGTCTGGTGAACAATGGTGGATGCTCTCACATCTGCAGAGATCTTGTTATTGGCTATGAATGTGACTGTCCAGCTGGTTTTGAGCTGATAGACAGGAAAACCTGTGGAGGCAAGTATCATGTAGGTTAGCATGGACCCTATTGATGGCATTGGAGATGAGAACAAATGAAATTGTTGTCTTTACAGATATCGACGAATGCCAGAACCCTGGTATCTGTAGTCAAATCTGTATCAACCTGAAAGGGGGCTACAAATGTGAATGCAGCCGTGGCTATCAGATGGATCTTGCTACTGGGGTGTGCAAGGCAGTGGGTGAGTATTTGTGTAAAACTTCTTTATCTCTTCTTTAGAAGGGGTTGGAACTGATGTACTGCTTATGCTTTTTTGCCTTGGAAACAGTTTTTGTACTGTTATCAATATAACTAGTGCAGACCTGAACACTCTTAACACTTTGAATTATGCCATGGTACAGTACTTACAGCTGCCCGAAATAAACTGCTTGTGTCCTCCCCCTGGACAGAAGGACCCTCCACCTCAAGTTATGGGGGGAGAAAAGGATGAGATATGGTACAGCCAAGACCTCTGTCCATTAGCAAGTGCTCGAATGGCAAATACCAAGTGTGATATCTCTTAAAACTTGTAATAAAAGAACAGTGTGTGACTGACTACATGTCTAGAAGTACAGGTGACACTTTACACCcttttcacaggaaaagaaCCCTGTCTAGTTTTCACCAACCGGCGGGATATCAGGAAGATTGGTCTTGAGAGGAAAGAATACATTCAGCTAGTAGAGCAGCTAAGAAACACTGTGTCTCTAGATGCTGATACTGCTGAGCAAAAGCTTTACTGGGCAGACTTCAGTCAAAAAGCAATCTTCAGGTAAATTGACTCAGCTTTTGAATCTTAAACCACCCCATATTTTTCCCAAGATACTTCTTTAGGCTCTGGTGACGAGAACCAGATTCGTTCTTCTGAAGATGAAGTGCAAGTTCCCACAATGAGCAATGTCTATTGCACTTCCTAGTAACTGGTGCTACCATTGGAAAAAAGACACTGTTGAAATAATAAGTGGatcttctgcattttctgactGAGATCTGCATGGAATATTTGCTGAGGCATACCAAGTGTTAGTATCTGTGGAGGAAGGTGTTGAAAGCAAGTAATTCTTGTCTTCCAGTGCATCTATCGACACCCGTGATAAAGTTGGAACACACATCAGAATCCTGGACAACGTACTGAGCCCTTCAGGGATTGCTGTTGACTGGATTTATAAGAACATCTACTGGTCTGACTCAGCTGCAAAGACCATTTCAGTGGCTAGCCTAGAcggcaaaaaaagaaaggttttgttTCTAACCGAGCTGAGAGAGCCAGCTTCTGTTGCTGTAGATCCTCTTTCTGGGTGAGTATTTGTCCTAGTTCTCTTAAAAGAGGGGAGCTACCAGATAATCCATGTCATGATAACTGACTTAGGTAGCCTTTGTTAGTTATTAGTCATAACTAAGAGTGATACTAAACAGTACTATGGTGCATCATACAACATAAATTCTGCTTCACAGCTTTATGTATTGGTCAGACTGGGGTGAGCCAGcaaaaattgaaaaagcagGAATGAATGGATTTGACAGACAGCAGCTTGTGACAACAGAAATCCAATGGCCTAATGGAATTGCTCTAGGTATGTTGAACTTGCCTCTGTGCCAGAGATATTCTGTAGctttagcaatttttttgttacaaaagcTAAGGGCATCCTTCAGAATACTATTTTCAACTTCTGAGAATGGGAAGTTCCTGAGTGCCTAGGGACACTGAAATAGGAACAGATAGCACTTCTCAGATACTGAAATTGTAACTTCTTGCACTTCTCCCTGTCATTGTTGGGGCACAGGCCAGCCATTaaggcagcactgcagcagcccTCTGTGTCCCAGTATGGCAAGAGACTAGGGCAACACTGCAACTCCTCTTGAACCTGTGGGTGTTTCAAATTTTGCAGGgggctttgaattttttcacCATGTGGATAgtaaacaagttttttttcttctttctagaTCTTGTAAAAAGCCGTCTCTACTGGCTTGATTCTAAACTGCATATGCTGTCAAGTGTGGACCTGAACGGCCAGGACCGTAGAATTGTGCTGAAGTCTCATATGttccttcctcatcctcttgCTCTAACAATATTTGAGGTGTGAATGACTCACTGTAGTAATGGTCAAAGACCCTCTTCTTTCTAGTCCATGGCTAGCAATTATAGCTGATAGTTAGACAGAAGTAATGTGATTCAATGACTGTCTTCTAGGACCGTGTGTACTGGATTGATGGAGAGAATGAGGCAGTCTATGGAGCCAACAAATTTACTGGATCTGAATTGGTTACTCTAGTGAACAACCTTAATGATGCACAGGACATCATTGTGTATCATGAACTGGTTCAGCCTTCAGGTAACTATAATATGCTCTACAGATATGTCAGTGTATAATTTTAAGAAACTTGGGTCCTGGCAAGTGATTTTCCTCCCTGTACAGTTGTCTACTTTGTTCCTACTGACTTCGAGTGCTTGAAGTTTCCAACATAGGCAACCCCACTGAGTTTGAAAGGAGGTCTAGttgaaattattctttcttaGGCAGAACAGGTACAAATTTATAACCTTCAGAGACATTCTACTAGGGCAATTATTGAGCAAATAATGGTGATATACGACAGGAGTATGAAAGCTCACTCTTATCAATTGCTGTACTAACAGGCAGGAACTGGTGTGAAGAGAACATGGCAAATGGAGGCTGTAGCTACCTGTGTCTGCCTGCTCCTCAGATAAATGAATATTCTCCAAAGTACACCTGTGCATGTCCTTTTGGATACGTCTTGCAGGAGGATGGTCTGAGATGTGCAGGTATGGTAACACTGCTGAAATCTTCAGGATGGATAGACTTAGGGATACTGAACCTGTTGGAGGCAAATATGACAATATAGACTGACAGCTTTGCATGAGTTAATCTGATGTAATTAAACTTGTAGAGGTTGGTCTTCTAGCATACGTCAAGCTGGCCCTAAAAGTCTGTGGGTGCTGTTCAAAGTGCATGCTTGGCTTCTGTATCATCACCATTTGCAACAAGACTTTGTACCTCCATGGCTTTCTTCAGACAGCAAACACATGCACAAAACATGCCAAACCCCTTTCTTATAAAACAAGGGGTATAAACTAATGTGGCTCTACGCTGTATAAATACACAGTTGAAAAGCTGATAGGCTATTCTCTCTGGCCAAAGAAGTTTGTTTGGACCTCCTTTTGTGGTCCAAATAAAAATGGCATTCATGACAACACTACTACCCTGAGCTCTAACCGTATGGCAGCCTTGTTTGTCCAGTGGAATGAAACTAGAAACCTGAAGGTGCCATTTAACATAGTGCTTGTTGATTCCATCTGACTAGTCAGAGCATTGAACTAAATGATGCTGTCCTTGGCTGTGCTGAATGCTTGCTAATAGGTATCAAAGAAAGTACCTGACCAGTAAACTTGTGGAACTAAAATGTCACTCAGGAAACCTGAAGTGAGGGATAGGGTGACTTGCTGTTGTCATGACTCTAAATACCTGTAATTCATGCTTGATTAATGCTTTATCCTTGTtcttggaattattttttatcaaaaGACCTCAACTGACTGTGTGTTAGTGAAATAACTAATGTCAGTATTTCCAATAAATCTAACAAGCTGCATGATCATTCTGCCATCTGCTGAACATTCACTACCATGGCTTTCATAGCTAAGCCATTGCAGAACTTCAGGATTAACTGGGTTCTTGATCTATAATTAGTTTCAGGTACTGGAACAACTGTGACTTACACTGAGGCTAAAGATACcagcacaacagaaaaatctCCAACTGTTGGACTAGTTCCTGGAGGTACTGGTCCCAATAACTCAGATTGctaaacaacagaaatattaaatgcaAACTGACACACTAGCCTATTTGAAGTTTTCTCCTCTGCATGCAAGTAGAAAACACAGGCCAGGTCATGTCTTTAGCACAAATACAACAGCTGGAGCATGTGATAAGGAGAATTAACTCACTTAAGACAGCATGAAACCTGTAGGTTTCATGAAATCCCAGGAGTCCTCAGAGAAtgcaagcaataaaaaaaagctttctacAAACATAGGATGAAGCCTGTTAGGCTGTTCTTGCAGTGTGTTGCTGGGAAACTAATATATGGTAGCAGCTTCTGGGCTTGGGAATTGTTTGCCTCTTACAAGATCTGCCAGCCTGTCAGTAAGCAAGCTCACTACTTCAAATTCTTGTGCAGGATTCAACATGAGCAGTACAGCGCCTGAAGCAGCTGCATCTAGAGGAACATCAGCAGCTTGGACTGTTCTTCCTCTCGGTGAGTTTTGTTCACTAACCCTTGGGACCCATTGTAGTGGGACAAGCCACTCTTAGTCAGGAGCTTGACTTGACCCTACTCAGTACTTgcaatcaattttttttttcccctgaagtgCTGCTGGTGATGGCTGCAGTGTCTGGCTATTTCATGTGGCGTAACTGGCAGCACAAGAATATGAAGAGCATGAATTTTGATAATCCTGTCTACctgaaaaccacagaagaaGACCTCACAATTGATATTGGAAGACATGGGGGTTCAGTAGGACACACCTACCCTGCAGTAAGTAAACCTATTGACATGTCTGAACCTCATGGTTACTGCTCAGAGTGGACAACTACTGCCAGGTGATACCTGTCGAGTTTAGGAGAGACCTCTGCTCTTAAAAACTGGTGGATGCAGCCAAACCATTGAGCTGAGTCAGATGAGAacttgtctttttaaaaagttgaagCTGTAGCAGGAAACTGCTCTCCTGTACTTGAGGGGGAGTAATTGGTGCTGAATGTGGTCACTAGCCTGAAGAACCAGCCCATTTCAAACTGCTGTGTTGTGATGATATGCATTGTTTTGTATCTGTTATTAGTATGATTGTAGCTAACTTGTACTTGTTTTGCACAGATATCTGTTGTAAGCACAGATGAAGATATGCTGTGAGCACTGGATCATCGATCACTTCCGGTTTACTTGTGTTTTACACTCTATGGGGATAGTAACCAGGTTTGTGGCTGAAAGACTTCCTCCATTCTTGGAAGAAAGAAGACACTTTCTGTATGTATGGAACACTTATGTAAATATCTGTTTTACACAGATTAGCAACAAACTGTAAATACGTGTCCACCACAATTCAGCTTTTGGTGGTAACCGTTTTATCAGCAACCCTTGGATTGGTCAGTCAGTGACATCACTGAccaaaaataaagcactttCCATAGAAAGCCATATTCCAGCCACAACTTGTAAAACCTGTACATATGTGTATAGGCCACTTGTAAATATTATTCTTGGAGAAAATCACTATAAAGCACTTTGAAATACTTCAAATGTAAATTATTGTACACTGTTTTTCAATGATTGGGGACAATGGCAATAGGAAAAAACGGGTTGCTATGATTGCCAAAAATTTATAAGCATAATTTTGTATGTATGACTGAAACAATCTTGTCTGTTACCTCTTAGAGGTATACAGGTATGAATGCTCTTTAAGAAACCACTGTAAATCTCAAAAGAagagaagggcaaaataaaaatgcaagcagTTGAATTATTTGTCTCTATTATTATGTTTAGAGCTGGAGTAAAAGAGAGTATCTTCTAAACTGGAAGCTTTAGTGGGCTACACAGCTACTGCTAGACAGAACATGAAGTATTTCTTAAGTTACCTCAGCAATACTCCTGACTGCTGAGACCATAATTGACCTGCCAGATGATTGAGGTTTGTTCTAGAGACTACTAGAACCCTACTCTGCATGGTCCTGGACTGAATGGATCTCCTTTCATAGATATTTATCTGGACTCCTAAGTTAGGACAGACAGTGTCTCAGCTGTTGCAAGCTCTTAAGAGGTAGCATTGACAGAGATGCTGTGTGCATACAGGTTAAAGCATTACCTGTCAGGTAGGAGTAAAGTCCTTGTGAAAGCTATTGTGAACAAGCTATTTAGCAGTTACTCCTCATGGAAACACCAGTGCAAGCTGGATCTTGCTAGCTTCTACACCTGTACAAACTGAATATTAGAGCTGTGACATGGCAGCCTGCTTCTGGAATCTCTGTGCTGACAAGACCTTGTTAGTACACGTGTAATGATAGAAGTCCTCTGTAATGAGCATCAGTGAGCGAGTTAAACTTTCCCTGTGGGAACTGAGTTCATTATAAAAGCTCTAAGATGCTGATCACTTGAAACACTGGAGCCTATCTCTTGGGTGGCCATaggagtgaaaaataaattgtacaCTTGTTCTAGGCCCAGGAAGGTGATATTCATTTTGATGAGAACTGCTTAGTACCATACCACTTGAGTGCTAATTTTAGTAGCAGCAAGTACATTCCTTACCCACTGTGTCTGTATAGCTCATTTCTGTAATAGGGAAGAACTAAGACTGAAGTAACTTGTGGTTCTGTCATCTTCAGGCATTTTGCCCTGTGATCAAGTTTGGACTAAAGAGAAATGAAGCTTTGAATCTTTTTGGCATAAATACTTAGTAGTCTTCAGCTGAGTAAAAGGTAGCTTCCCATGCATTAGTAGTTTCCTTAATGACAAATTACTGTGCTTGGAtgaagttgtgtttttttttccctgacactGCATGATCTTGGCTATGAATTTCCACTGCATAACCACCTCCCGCAGGAGCTGCTACTTTCCTATTCTTAACCCTTCCTTCTTTCAGATAAGGAAGAAATGGCTTCTCATTGCATACAGGCTCAAAGCTAAGGCATTGTTTGGAAGATTCAAAAATATTCTGGCTATGACTTTATGACTATGACTTTGGTTATGACTTGCTAAGTCATTATCGGTTACATGTCTAAAATAGTAACAATAAAAATCATTAGGTCAGAACTTGGAGTACTTCCTAGGCTTGGTTCTGATGCCTCTTCTCATTGAATTTACAGATGGGGTCTGCTCTCCTAAAGGTCTTCTGTGCACTGTGGGCTTCTTTCTTGACAGACGAGTACAACTGCCAACTTCTGCAGATTTAAAATAAGTTGTTCTTAGCAAGCTCAGTACTCCTCAGGGAGCTGAATCTTCTAGCCAGCTATCCCTGGCACCTCTTGTCTGTTTGTAGACATTTCAGTATCTGAAATGCATGTGGGCTAAAAAGTCCTGCAGAGGTTAGGATGTAAGGACACCTCTAATGTTTCTGGCAAAGAAAACTGtatatattttgctttaatcCACTTTCTGGACCTTTCATGTCAGATTAATATGTAAGGACTATTAGTTATTGGATAGAATTCAACTTTTCCAGTTAGATATCTAACTTGGGATACTACAATGTACTGGTGTTGAAATGTGACAAAACCTAAAACAATTCTCGGTCACATTTTGTTATAAATGTGCATGGCAGCTAAGTACAGGCATGATGCTTTAGTCTTCATACAGAAGATGAACAGCGTACATGTTGGCTAAAGTTCATTGCTGTCACCAGTATCCCACCAAATGACATTAGGCAGACCAATAAAGACACTTTTTCCTGAGGTTAACATTTAGTTGAAATAGCAATTGAAATCTATTTTGTGAACATCAGGTAGTTCTCACAGAAACTGTAGGCTCTGGGAACTGGTGTTCTGACTTTAGGCCAACATGCTGAACAAAATTGTCAGAATAGTTTTTGTAGTTTAAAGGAGACTAGCTAGATAAAACTTCTATGTCTTCAAATAGCAAGGGGAAGGAGGAATGAGGAGTATCATGCATTAGAAGGATGATATAAGTTGAGCTGAACTTAGCTGCAGATGTTGTTTGGCTCTTAATCTTGCTAGGTTTATTCTGCCCTGCCCCTCTTCATTTTTGTATTATGAAATCACTGTTTACTTCCATAGTGGCCTTGGAGAGTAGTCAGGGATTCCTTCTGTAAAAACAGATCCAACTTACATAAGACAAATGCCTTACTATCtttgaacaatttttttcctctgccatcTGCAAGTATTTGACTCTGTTTTATTACTCTTTCATGTGACTCTCTTGGCATTTAATGAGGGCTGTATAGCCATACTGAGcactcctgcagcagcagcctgtggcTATGCTGCTGGCCACTAAATGAATTCTCAGTGCTCATCCTTTTCTCAGCTCCTCTGATGCAGTCCCATGGGCTTCCAGAAGAATGCAACAGCAATAACCTGTTTGGTCAGGTTTCACTGTCAAGTTGGCTTTGTATTCCTCTTGAagagcttgcttttttttgttattgaagTAATATTCAAGGTAATGGCATAAGGTTTGCTTCCCAGCTAAATGCAAAGCCCTCTAGCTCTAAATGCTGCCTACTTCTGTGTAGTGTCTGCTGGCTAGGGTTAGTGTCTGCTGGCTAGTGTGAATGCAAAGCTAGTTTTGAAAGtggctttctctttcccttataAATATTCAAATTTCTTCTAATACTGCCCCTCTGTTCCCAcgttcttttcctgtttctttttttcctatttgcaCCCTTAAgcaataatataaaatatttacaattgcagcaaaaacagagaaaaaataatataaaaggaATTGAAGCTGCTCGCATGATTCAGTTCTTCCCCTTCTGTACCTCATTGCTCTACAGATACCTGATCATGCCTTTTCCCAACCCAACTTGTATTTGCTTACCTATTTAATGGACTTATCTCCCTACCCCATCAGATCTTTGCTGAAACAGTGAATATCCATTAATCTGGTTTTATGTAAGTACTGAATCTTGCTAAATTAGGGAAAAAGAGACCGAGACAAAGGGCTGCAAGAAATAGGATAGGAGACAtcagataaaggaaaaaagcttgCAGCTACACAAGCACTCTGTACTGTGTAACTTTGGATACCAGTGGAGGTGACCAGTACTTTCTGTAGATATGCCACAGCATAGCTCTGAAGAAATAAGCGCCTATTCCTTCTTTGAGCTGGCTCAAAACAGTGGTTAGTACAGTTTCTTATTGAAAAAAGGTGCTTGAAGAGGTTGGCTTCTGCACTTCAACAGAGTATCCTTAATGCATTCCTACTCTGCAAGTTTCACTTTTCTCCTCCTGAAAAAACTCTTTACAATTTGCCCatatcaaatgaaaaaaatctttaaagcaGGGGATGAATAGAGAGCATGTGACATCAGAGGTTGTTGAACATCTAGGCTGTTGAACATCCAAAATAAATCTGCCTTCAGAAAGCATGATGACTTTGATTCTCCTTTGCACAGCCCTGGTCAGGTTATTCACACTTTTGTCAAGCAATGGAAAATGCATCATATCATATACAGGAAATAACCAAGGACCACAACCTGAGCAGACTACTGAAGGCCAACTTAAGACACTCTTTGGTCTATAAGAGGTTGCTTGAATATTGGAAACACTAAGCGCTAAAGATAAATGACGGGTAAAAGCAGATATTTAGtagaaattcttttttgttgtgGATATGTCCTCTGTCTAAAAACTAAGCAGTTTTAAAGTTGGTTTTCCTCATGTTCCCCAGACATGCTCTCTTGGAGTCAAACttcaaaacacactgaaatggaaatgttttacTGTACTGTCATTGCATAGATTTAAAGCTCAAGTAGCTGGAT encodes the following:
- the VLDLR gene encoding very low-density lipoprotein receptor isoform X2, producing the protein MSPSLSSLRRLFDRRACLYARPPLLSALPLPVPGATMRSDRQRGDPSGAASVSPGPGRGEGRRAVPCRWALYLLAFSCLGATAAAGARAKCEESQFPCSNGRCILLLWKCDGDEDCSDGSDESACVKKTCAESDFVCLSGQCVPNRWQCDGDPDCEDGSDESAELCHLRTCRVNEISCGPQSTQCIPVSWKCDGEKDCDSGEDEENCGNVTCSPAEFTCSSGQCISKSFVCNGQDDCSDGSDELECAPPTCGVHEFQCKSSTCIPISWVCDNDADCSDYSDESLEQCGRQPAPPVKCSASEVQCGSGECIHKKWRCDGDPDCKDGSDETSCPSRTCRPDQFRCEDGNCIHGSRQCNGVRDCLDGTDEANCNNVIQCSGPGKFKCRSGECIDINKVCNQQRDCKDWSDEPLKECNVNECLVNNGGCSHICRDLVIGYECDCPAGFELIDRKTCGDIDECQNPGICSQICINLKGGYKCECSRGYQMDLATGVCKAVGKEPCLVFTNRRDIRKIGLERKEYIQLVEQLRNTVSLDADTAEQKLYWADFSQKAIFSASIDTRDKVGTHIRILDNVLSPSGIAVDWIYKNIYWSDSAAKTISVASLDGKKRKVLFLTELREPASVAVDPLSGFMYWSDWGEPAKIEKAGMNGFDRQQLVTTEIQWPNGIALDLVKSRLYWLDSKLHMLSSVDLNGQDRRIVLKSHMFLPHPLALTIFEDRVYWIDGENEAVYGANKFTGSELVTLVNNLNDAQDIIVYHELVQPSGRNWCEENMANGGCSYLCLPAPQINEYSPKYTCACPFGYVLQEDGLRCAGFNMSSTAPEAAASRGTSAAWTVLPLVLLVMAAVSGYFMWRNWQHKNMKSMNFDNPVYLKTTEEDLTIDIGRHGGSVGHTYPAISVVSTDEDML
- the VLDLR gene encoding very low-density lipoprotein receptor isoform X1; translated protein: MSPSLSSLRRLFDRRACLYARPPLLSALPLPVPGATMRSDRQRGDPSGAASVSPGPGRGEGRRAVPCRWALYLLAFSCLGATAAAGARAKCEESQFPCSNGRCILLLWKCDGDEDCSDGSDESACVKKTCAESDFVCLSGQCVPNRWQCDGDPDCEDGSDESAELCHLRTCRVNEISCGPQSTQCIPVSWKCDGEKDCDSGEDEENCGNVTCSPAEFTCSSGQCISKSFVCNGQDDCSDGSDELECAPPTCGVHEFQCKSSTCIPISWVCDNDADCSDYSDESLEQCGRQPAPPVKCSASEVQCGSGECIHKKWRCDGDPDCKDGSDETSCPSRTCRPDQFRCEDGNCIHGSRQCNGVRDCLDGTDEANCNNVIQCSGPGKFKCRSGECIDINKVCNQQRDCKDWSDEPLKECNVNECLVNNGGCSHICRDLVIGYECDCPAGFELIDRKTCGDIDECQNPGICSQICINLKGGYKCECSRGYQMDLATGVCKAVGKEPCLVFTNRRDIRKIGLERKEYIQLVEQLRNTVSLDADTAEQKLYWADFSQKAIFSASIDTRDKVGTHIRILDNVLSPSGIAVDWIYKNIYWSDSAAKTISVASLDGKKRKVLFLTELREPASVAVDPLSGFMYWSDWGEPAKIEKAGMNGFDRQQLVTTEIQWPNGIALDLVKSRLYWLDSKLHMLSSVDLNGQDRRIVLKSHMFLPHPLALTIFEDRVYWIDGENEAVYGANKFTGSELVTLVNNLNDAQDIIVYHELVQPSGRNWCEENMANGGCSYLCLPAPQINEYSPKYTCACPFGYVLQEDGLRCAVSGTGTTVTYTEAKDTSTTEKSPTVGLVPGGFNMSSTAPEAAASRGTSAAWTVLPLVLLVMAAVSGYFMWRNWQHKNMKSMNFDNPVYLKTTEEDLTIDIGRHGGSVGHTYPAISVVSTDEDML